The following DNA comes from Chitinophaga nivalis.
ACGGAATCTTTTGTTGAATCGCAGTACCTGCATGATGCGCTGTTACAAAGCATTATCGACCGCGATCCGAAGAAAGCGTTACAGTGGGCGACCCGTATCAGTACCCGTACACACATATAAAAAAATTTAACTTAAAACATCAGATGATCTGACCTTAAAAGAACAAAAATGGAAACAACTTTAAGTAAGCAACCTGCTGAAGCTGCCCAACAGGTAGCACAACAAACGGTATTTTCGATTTTAATAGCATTAAGCTTTACCCACTTCCTCAACGATACTTTACAATCATTGATACCGGCCATGTACCCGGTATTAAAAGAATCGCTGAAACTGAACTTTACGCAGGTGGGGCTGATTACCCTGACCTTCCAGCTGTCGGCTTCCCTGCTGCAGCCACTGGTAGGCTTGTATACCGATAAAAAACCACAACCCTATTCGCTGGCGATTGGTATGGGCTTTACGCTGCTGGGGCTTGTGAGCCTGTCTGTGGCGCACAACTTTCAAATGGTACTGGTATCTGTAGGGTTGGTAGGAATAGGTTCTTCCGTATTTCATCCGGAAGCATCCCGCCTGGCTCACATGGCATCCGGTGGTAAACATGGGATGGCGCAGTCATTGTTCCAGGTAGGCGGTAATGCCGGTAGTTCCCTGGGGCCCTTGCTGGCGGCAATGATCATTGTTCCTTTCGGACAGTTTAATATCATCTGGTTCTCCCTGGCCGCCCTGCTGGCCATTGTGGTGATGCTCAATATCAGCAAATGGTACCGGGCCAATACCCACAGGGCTAAACCCAAGAAGGCGATACAGCACCTGGAACGTCCGCTGTCCAACACAACGGTTGTTTTTTCACTCGTAGTGCTGCTGATACTCATTTTCTCCAAGTACTTCTATATG
Coding sequences within:
- a CDS encoding MFS transporter; this translates as METTLSKQPAEAAQQVAQQTVFSILIALSFTHFLNDTLQSLIPAMYPVLKESLKLNFTQVGLITLTFQLSASLLQPLVGLYTDKKPQPYSLAIGMGFTLLGLVSLSVAHNFQMVLVSVGLVGIGSSVFHPEASRLAHMASGGKHGMAQSLFQVGGNAGSSLGPLLAAMIIVPFGQFNIIWFSLAALLAIVVMLNISKWYRANTHRAKPKKAIQHLERPLSNTTVVFSLVVLLILIFSKYFYMASMTSYYTFYLIERFHISVQSAQVYLFIFLFSVAAGTFIGGPVGDRIGRKYVIWISILGVAPFSLLLPHASLFWTAILSVFIGVILSSAFSAILVYAQELVPGKVGMIAGLFFGLAFGMAGVGSALLGKLADATSIGYVYEVCAYLPLIGLLTGLLPNLEKKKKQ